Proteins co-encoded in one Prescottella sp. R16 genomic window:
- a CDS encoding NAD(P)/FAD-dependent oxidoreductase, which translates to MRDPYTPVVEREPKTDHVTFAFIGGGFSGLLTAARLRESGIDSVRVIDKAGDFGGVWYWNRYPGAMCDTAAMVYMPLLEETGHMPTEKYAHGPEIYEHCQRIGKHYGLYDDALFHTQVTDLAWQEQEKRWLITTDRGDRFTAQFVGMGTGPLHVAQLPGIPGIENFRGKAFHTSRWDYNYTGGDPTGAPMDLLADKRVAVIGTGATAVQCVPELAKYSKELFVFQRTPSAVDVRGNHPIDPQWFDGIATPGWQQRWLDSFTAIWDGVLSDPSELENEHEDLVQDGWTALGKRMRAAVKTVPAEDFSLEAVQRALEDADDVTTSRIRDRVDEIVTDTDTAESLKAWFRQMCKRPCFHDDYLPAFNRPNTHLVDTNGKGVERITAGGVVVDGVEYEVDCIVYASGFEFLGTDFTDRAGFDVTGRDGVTLSQYWADGMRSLQGMFVRGFPNLFIQQLLQGSNLGSNIPHNFVEGAKTVKMAVDHTLRNGFHTVEPTAEAEDAWVQLLLDHGRPLGNPECTPGYYNNEGKPAERKDRLNVGYPQGSAAFFRMMNDWRAAGTMDGLTFD; encoded by the coding sequence GTGCGCGACCCGTACACACCCGTCGTCGAGCGCGAACCCAAGACGGATCATGTCACCTTCGCCTTCATCGGCGGAGGCTTCTCCGGGCTGCTCACCGCTGCCCGCCTGCGGGAGTCCGGGATCGACAGCGTCCGGGTCATCGACAAGGCCGGCGATTTCGGCGGTGTCTGGTATTGGAACCGCTACCCGGGCGCAATGTGCGATACCGCGGCGATGGTCTACATGCCCCTCCTCGAGGAGACCGGCCACATGCCTACGGAAAAGTACGCACACGGGCCCGAGATCTACGAACACTGCCAGCGCATCGGCAAGCACTACGGCCTCTACGACGACGCCCTGTTCCACACCCAGGTCACCGATCTCGCCTGGCAGGAGCAGGAGAAGAGGTGGCTGATCACCACCGACCGGGGAGACCGCTTCACAGCCCAGTTCGTCGGTATGGGCACCGGACCGCTCCACGTCGCCCAGCTGCCCGGTATCCCCGGTATCGAGAACTTCCGGGGCAAGGCGTTCCACACCAGTCGTTGGGACTACAACTACACCGGCGGCGATCCCACGGGTGCGCCGATGGACCTGCTCGCCGACAAACGAGTCGCCGTCATCGGCACCGGCGCCACAGCCGTCCAGTGTGTGCCCGAACTCGCCAAGTACAGCAAGGAACTCTTCGTGTTCCAGCGGACACCGTCTGCCGTGGATGTTCGTGGCAACCACCCGATCGACCCGCAGTGGTTCGACGGGATCGCCACCCCCGGATGGCAGCAACGCTGGCTGGACAGTTTCACCGCGATCTGGGACGGCGTGCTGAGTGACCCGAGCGAGTTGGAGAACGAGCACGAGGATCTCGTCCAGGACGGCTGGACGGCCCTCGGGAAGCGAATGCGCGCTGCGGTCAAAACGGTTCCTGCCGAAGATTTCTCGCTGGAGGCTGTTCAGCGTGCCCTCGAAGATGCCGACGACGTGACGACGAGCAGGATCCGGGATCGGGTCGACGAGATCGTCACGGATACGGATACGGCAGAGTCTCTCAAGGCCTGGTTCCGTCAGATGTGCAAACGGCCGTGCTTCCACGACGACTACCTGCCCGCGTTCAACCGGCCCAACACGCATCTCGTCGACACGAACGGCAAGGGTGTCGAACGTATCACCGCCGGGGGCGTCGTCGTCGACGGCGTCGAGTACGAGGTCGACTGCATCGTCTACGCCTCGGGTTTCGAATTCCTAGGCACCGACTTCACCGACCGTGCCGGATTCGACGTGACGGGACGGGACGGCGTGACGCTGTCGCAGTACTGGGCCGACGGCATGCGCTCCCTGCAGGGCATGTTCGTGCGTGGCTTCCCCAATCTGTTCATCCAGCAACTGCTCCAGGGCTCCAACCTCGGGTCTAACATCCCGCACAACTTCGTCGAAGGCGCCAAGACGGTGAAGATGGCGGTCGACCACACACTGCGGAACGGTTTCCACACCGTGGAGCCGACCGCGGAGGCCGAGGATGCCTGGGTTCAGCTCCTCCTCGACCACGGCCGACCGCTGGGCAACCCCGAGTGCACACCCGGCTACTACAACAACGAGGGCAAGCCCGCCGAACGTAAGGACCGGCTCAACGTCGGCTACCCCCAGGGTTCAGCGGCCTTCTTCCGGATGATGAACGACTGGCGTGCCGCCGGAACGATGGACGGCCTCACCTTCGACTGA
- a CDS encoding nitronate monooxygenase family protein, which produces MRTAFTETFGVRHPIVQGGMQWVATADLVAAVANAGALGFLSALTQPTPDALAAEIARCREFTDQPFGVNLTMLPSIDPPPYEEYRQVVIDSGVTIVETAGSNPAPHLPALHAAGIRVIHKCTSVRHAVKAQSLGVDAVSIDGFECAGHPGEDDVAGLVLIPAAVDALTIPILASGGFADGRGLVSALALGAAGINMGTRFMCTAEAPIHSAIKEAIVAADETETDLIFRPLRNTARVARNSISRRVVEILDDGGTFDDVRDLVAGVRGRTVYETGDPEAGIWWAGTSQGLIHDIPTVSELVSTIVADADAIIRDRLTSLLDIPAPA; this is translated from the coding sequence ATGAGAACAGCTTTCACCGAAACCTTCGGTGTCCGGCACCCCATCGTCCAGGGCGGCATGCAGTGGGTCGCGACGGCGGACCTGGTCGCCGCCGTCGCGAACGCCGGTGCACTCGGATTCCTGTCCGCGCTGACGCAACCCACCCCCGATGCTCTGGCGGCCGAGATCGCGCGATGCCGCGAGTTCACCGATCAACCGTTCGGTGTGAACCTCACGATGCTGCCGTCGATCGACCCGCCCCCGTACGAGGAGTACCGGCAGGTCGTCATCGACTCGGGCGTCACCATCGTGGAAACCGCCGGTTCGAACCCCGCACCTCACCTGCCGGCCCTGCATGCCGCCGGAATCCGGGTCATCCACAAGTGCACGTCGGTGCGCCATGCCGTGAAGGCTCAGAGTCTCGGAGTGGACGCGGTGAGCATCGACGGGTTCGAATGCGCCGGCCATCCCGGCGAGGACGATGTCGCCGGTCTCGTGCTGATCCCCGCTGCCGTCGATGCACTGACCATTCCGATCCTGGCCTCCGGAGGCTTCGCCGACGGCCGGGGTCTCGTCTCGGCCCTCGCCCTCGGTGCTGCGGGTATCAACATGGGAACCCGGTTCATGTGCACGGCCGAAGCCCCGATCCATTCCGCGATCAAGGAGGCGATCGTCGCCGCGGACGAGACGGAAACAGACCTGATCTTCCGCCCGCTCCGTAACACCGCCCGCGTCGCGCGCAACTCGATCAGCCGACGTGTCGTCGAGATCCTCGACGACGGTGGGACATTCGACGACGTCCGCGACCTGGTAGCTGGCGTGCGAGGCCGCACCGTCTACGAAACGGGAGACCCCGAAGCCGGCATCTGGTGGGCCGGCACTTCGCAAGGCCTGATCCACGACATCCCGACCGTGTCCGAACTCGTGTCGACGATCGTCGCGGACGCGGACGCGATCATTCGCGACCGCCTCACCTCCCTGCTCGACATTCCGGCCCCCGCCTGA
- a CDS encoding enoyl-CoA hydratase/isomerase family protein gives MSTPPATLTRGHTDEGADIAVLTFADGNLNLFGTTMLDTVADAVSTLVAHPPRTLLIRAEGKTVSAGVDVQVFDALSVEDGEAMWARLFDDIIHPVENLPCPTVFAAHALTLTAAFEIALACDIILAAPEAKFGLVERVVGLTPSMGGPQRLAERAGSGRARELVMTGDLYSAQTLADWGVVNSLHDDVAEAAHSLAVRLGNGPTRAHAATKQIIAAWRSGGVAHADSITPATSGSLFATSDLERAVQRFLTEGPRACSSFDGN, from the coding sequence ATGAGTACACCCCCCGCCACCCTGACACGCGGCCACACCGACGAGGGGGCAGACATCGCGGTGCTGACCTTCGCCGATGGAAACCTCAACCTGTTCGGCACCACCATGCTCGACACCGTCGCCGACGCGGTGTCCACTCTCGTTGCACATCCGCCTCGGACCCTGCTCATCCGTGCCGAAGGAAAGACGGTGTCGGCCGGAGTCGATGTCCAGGTGTTCGACGCGCTCTCCGTCGAGGACGGAGAAGCGATGTGGGCGCGCCTGTTCGACGACATCATCCACCCCGTCGAGAACCTTCCGTGCCCCACCGTTTTCGCTGCTCACGCCCTGACCTTGACCGCAGCGTTCGAGATCGCACTGGCCTGCGACATCATCCTCGCTGCGCCCGAGGCGAAGTTCGGGCTCGTGGAGCGTGTGGTGGGGCTGACGCCCTCGATGGGTGGCCCGCAGCGCCTCGCCGAGCGTGCCGGTTCGGGACGGGCCCGTGAACTCGTGATGACCGGCGACCTCTACTCCGCACAGACACTGGCCGATTGGGGGGTGGTCAACAGCCTCCACGACGACGTCGCCGAGGCCGCACATTCCCTGGCCGTCCGACTCGGGAACGGGCCGACCCGCGCACACGCCGCGACCAAACAGATCATCGCTGCGTGGCGGTCGGGGGGCGTTGCGCACGCCGACTCGATTACCCCGGCGACCTCCGGATCCCTTTTCGCCACCTCCGACCTCGAGCGTGCGGTGCAACGCTTCCTCACCGAAGGACCGCGCGCCTGCTCCTCATTCGACGGAAACTGA
- a CDS encoding HAD family phosphatase, whose amino-acid sequence MYSAAADSAVVDSTRTAVLVDFGGVMTSSVIRAFEDFGAEIGGDPSLPLKLLASDPVSRRLLSDHESGRIDVDVFERGFAERLSTYGPKVSAEGLSARMQSGLTRDEDTIALVAGLRDSGYPVALVSNAFGRDCYAGFDLDGLADQVVISSEVGIRKPSRRIYTIACERLGVLPEQAVMIDDLQQNIDGAARLGIAGVLHTEAGDTRRQLAERFGIAVR is encoded by the coding sequence ATGTACTCGGCAGCAGCAGATTCGGCAGTAGTGGATTCGACACGAACTGCGGTGCTGGTCGACTTCGGTGGCGTGATGACCTCGAGTGTGATCAGGGCATTCGAGGATTTCGGTGCCGAGATCGGGGGTGATCCATCGCTGCCACTGAAGCTGCTTGCCTCCGATCCTGTCTCGCGGAGGCTGCTCTCGGATCACGAGTCCGGTCGGATCGACGTCGACGTATTCGAGCGCGGGTTCGCCGAGCGGCTGAGCACATACGGGCCGAAGGTGAGTGCCGAGGGGCTGAGTGCGCGCATGCAGTCCGGACTGACCAGGGACGAGGACACGATCGCGCTGGTGGCAGGGCTTCGTGATTCCGGGTATCCAGTCGCATTGGTGTCCAATGCATTCGGTCGAGATTGTTATGCCGGATTCGATCTCGACGGTCTGGCGGATCAGGTCGTGATCTCCTCGGAGGTGGGGATCCGCAAGCCGTCCCGTCGGATATACACGATCGCGTGCGAGCGGCTCGGGGTGCTGCCGGAGCAGGCCGTCATGATCGACGATCTACAGCAGAACATCGACGGGGCCGCCCGGCTCGGGATCGCCGGCGTTCTACATACCGAAGCCGGTGACAC